The following DNA comes from Bacteroidales bacterium.
ACTAATACAAAGTGAAGCCGTAATTCCTCATTGTTGCGAAGCAACTAACTAATTCCTAATTGGCACAAAGTACCGAACTAATCTTTAAAAATTCGCTTTCAAAATTGGGGGTGAAAATTCCTTTACCAATGTTGTTTTGTATATCTGTTATACTCCAAAATCTACCTTCATCAACTTCGTCAAGATCAGGAGTAATAACACCATTATATACAGTTTTGTAGCAATTGATAAGTTCGCGTTCAATCTCTGATTCAAACAGATATTTAGTAACCAAAGAGAACTCAAATTCGGTAATGCCCAGCTCTTCTCGAGCCTCACGCTTTAAAGCTACCTCAATCTCCTCGCCATAATCTATGTGGCCACCAACAGCTGTATCCCATTTGCCGGGTTGAATATCCTTCTTCATAGAGCGTTTTTGAAGATACAACTCACCCTTGTCGTTAAGGATATGTAGATGCACAACTGGGTGTAGAGGTTTGCTGCCTCCATGACAATAACTTCTTGTAGCCTTGCCAATAACAATACCCTCTTCGTCTACTAAAGGGAATAGCTCATCACCATTACTCATTGCCTTAATTGTTATTAGGTTTATAATTTTCTGCAATAGAAGCCAATTTGTTGCTATCTGCATCGGCACTACACTCTAAGAATGGAATAGTAAATCTACAACCACTCTTCCATTCAGAGCAACCGTATGCACTCTTACCCTTAATCAATATACCCTTACCGCAAATGGGGCATTTAACATCTTTATTGGCCTCTTTCTTAACCTTAGGTCTCTTCTCCGATTTGTTAGTTTGTTTACTCTTCTTCTCTTTTGTTGAAGAGCCACTTTTCTTGCTATTATTACTACTATTCTCCTCAATGGTAATAACCTTGTAACCTGCATTTCTAACATTGGTTACAATATCCATAACCATCAATTTGAGTTCTTCCAAGAATACTTTACCGCTATACTCTTTCTTCTCAATTTTACGAAGTTTATTCTCCCATTGACCGGTAAGCTCAGCAGATTTCAGAAGTTCTTCATCAATAGTATCAATAAGTTCAACACCGGTAGGAGTAGCAAACAAACTCTTACGCTCTTTTCTTATGTAGTTACGTTTATAAAGAGTCTCAATAATAGCTGCTCTTGTTGATGGACGTCCAATACCGTTCTCTTTAAGAGCGTCCCTAAGTTCATCGCTGTCAACAAACTTACCGGCAGTCTCCATTGCTCTAAGTAGAGTAGCCTCAGTATATGGTTTAGGAGGTTGAGTCATCTTCTCCGAAAGAGTAGGAGAGTGAGGTCCACTCTCTCCTTTAACAAAGGTAGGAAGAATCTTCTCCTCATCTTCATTTTGATTATCATCATCCCCTTTACTCTTCTCAAAAACAATACGCCATCCCTGCTCTAAAATTTCTTTACCGGTAGCTTTAAACTCTACCTCATTGCACTCACCTAATACCGTTGTAGTAGCAAATTTGCAATCGGGAAAGAATACCGCTATAAATCGCCTCGCAATAATATCATAAACCTTTCTCTCGTTATCCGAGAGAGAGTTTGGCGTAACATTAGTGGGAATTATAGCATGGTGGTCAGTAACCTTTGAATCATCAAAAACCTTTTTAGATTTAGGAAGACTTTTAAGATTAAGGTTATTAATAAATTCACTATATGTTGCATTTCTACCTAAAGCACCCATTATGCCAGGAACCTTAGGATATATATCATTACTTAAAAAAGTTGTATCAACGCGAGGATAAGTGGTAAACTTCTTCTCGTATAAACTTTGAATAATTTTCAATGTATCATCAGCAGAGAAAGAAAATTTTTTGTTACACTCCACTTGTAACGAAGTTAAGTCAAATAGGCGAGGAGGAGCCTCTTTACCCTGCTTCTTTGAAACATCAGTAATAAAAAACTCTTTATCCAATATTGCATTCAGAGCCTCTTGTCCTTTCTCTATTGCATCAAATTTACCCTTTGCAGCGGAGAAAACAGTATCTCTATAAAGAGTCTTTAATTCCCAATAAGGAGTCGGAATAAAGTTCTCAATCTCCTTTTGTCTGTTAACGATTAGTGCAAGTGTAGGAGTCTGTACTCTACCAACCGACAATACTTGTCTGTTCTGTCCATATTTAACGGTGTAGAGTCTTGTTGCGTTAATACCTAATAACCAATCACCAATAGAGCGAGTA
Coding sequences within:
- a CDS encoding NUDIX domain-containing protein → MSNGDELFPLVDEEGIVIGKATRSYCHGGSKPLHPVVHLHILNDKGELYLQKRSMKKDIQPGKWDTAVGGHIDYGEEIEVALKREAREELGITEFEFSLVTKYLFESEIERELINCYKTVYNGVITPDLDEVDEGRFWSITDIQNNIGKGIFTPNFESEFLKISSVLCAN
- a CDS encoding DNA topoisomerase 3, whose translation is MKVCIAEKPSVAKEIASIIGANNRQDGYFEGNGYCVTWTFGHLCSLKEPHEYASEWKSWNINTLPMIPPKFGIKLINDKGVEKQFATIAKLIASADTVINCGDAGQEGELIQRWVMQLAGCKCKVERLWISSLTEESIREGFNSLKPQEEFDKLYEAGLTRSIGDWLLGINATRLYTVKYGQNRQVLSVGRVQTPTLALIVNRQKEIENFIPTPYWELKTLYRDTVFSAAKGKFDAIEKGQEALNAILDKEFFITDVSKKQGKEAPPRLFDLTSLQVECNKKFSFSADDTLKIIQSLYEKKFTTYPRVDTTFLSNDIYPKVPGIMGALGRNATYSEFINNLNLKSLPKSKKVFDDSKVTDHHAIIPTNVTPNSLSDNERKVYDIIARRFIAVFFPDCKFATTTVLGECNEVEFKATGKEILEQGWRIVFEKSKGDDDNQNEDEEKILPTFVKGESGPHSPTLSEKMTQPPKPYTEATLLRAMETAGKFVDSDELRDALKENGIGRPSTRAAIIETLYKRNYIRKERKSLFATPTGVELIDTIDEELLKSAELTGQWENKLRKIEKKEYSGKVFLEELKLMVMDIVTNVRNAGYKVITIEENSSNNSKKSGSSTKEKKSKQTNKSEKRPKVKKEANKDVKCPICGKGILIKGKSAYGCSEWKSGCRFTIPFLECSADADSNKLASIAENYKPNNN